From the genome of Papaver somniferum cultivar HN1 chromosome 2, ASM357369v1, whole genome shotgun sequence, one region includes:
- the LOC113353889 gene encoding uncharacterized protein LOC113353889: MSKQLAQMHGTKEQADAAKTVEKDVKVLKAKQNDEGLLGMSLEAKSVERQGKVEQLEELKKAYEKEKNMKHEEVTKNLDSSKLELESKKSDFAARKAKVETLVVEGDGINKRRNLEIESGAATKHQLYKKCEEIVNEFHSYLQSIGSYLDGVQC, from the exons ATGTCCAAGCAGCTTGCCCAAATGCATGGGACAAAAGAGCAG GCCGATGCTGCAAAAACAGTTGAGAAAGATGTTAAGGTTCTCAAGGCTAAGCAAAATGATGAAGGACTATTGGGCATGTCTCTTGAAGCGAAATCTGTTGAGCGGCAAGGAAAAG TGGAACAACTGGAGGAATTAAAAAAGGCATatgagaaagagaaaaatatgAAACATGAGGAAGTCACAAAGAATCTAGACTCTTCGAAGTTGGAACTGGAATCAAAGAAGAGTGATTTTGCTGCAAGGAAAGCGAAGGTGGAAACTTTGGTTGTGGAG GGGGATGGCATAAATAAGAGAAGGAATTTAGAAATAGAATCTGGAGCAGCTACCAAGCATCAACTGTATAAAAAATGTGAAGAGATCGTTAATGAG TTTCACAGCTATTTACAATCTATCGGGTCTTATCTCGACGGGGTGCAGTGTTAA